The Terriglobales bacterium genomic interval TACAAAGCTCAGCTCAATCCGCCGGCAGCTTCGGTCTCCACGCGCATTCATAACGCCTTCGTAGCCGGCTACCAAAACGTCACGGAGACGCTACTAGGGATTCTTCTGTTCTTCGCAGAGTATGCTCCGGCGCTGTTGATATGGCTGGCGATCCTCGCGTTTCCAGTTGTTTTGATTTGGCGGCGATACAGAAGGATGAGTGCGGCCGTCTAGAATGCAGCTAGAGTAGAGTTCGACATCTTATTCCCCGACTGTCGACGGATCCACTCCGGCAAGAGTGGGGCCCCGGCGAAATCCCCAAGTTTTCCACACAACCAGAGTCTCTGCTTCGGCATCGCACGGGTCGCCACTTCGTCTAAGCGTGCAGTGTGCATGCGGCCCGAATTCCTGACGGCGAATGGCAAAGCCAACAGTCATTTCTGAAAAATCGGGGGACCTCATCCTTCTCCTGCTCAACACTCATTCGCCATTTCTGGTCGGATTTCTTCGGACAAACGGTTACGCTGCCTCCGAAGCTCATTCACCCGACCATTTGGTCACGCTGTGCCTGAATAATCCGGCGACTGCGGCAATCGTAGATGTATGCCAGCTTGCAGAAATCGAAGGCTGGTCGGTCGCGCAGTCGATCAAGATGGTCAAACCATCGCTATCAGTAATTCTGCTTTGTCACGGCGCGATTCCCGAAAAAGTTGAGCTTCCCACGGCAGTGGACGCACTGGTAAGTGACTCAGATTTGCAGGGATTGCTGATGGTCTTAGACAAACACACCGCAAGAAAAAAGAGCCGTATACAGCTAAACGCCGGGGACTGAACGGGCCTCAGTTAGGCATTGGGGGCGAGAATCCGCTTAAGATCCCCTGCCCCAGTGCCTTCTCGGCCAGGTTCACCCCGGAAGAAAACTGTTAGCCGGCCCTTGCAGCAGGTGCGTATCGATGGCTGCAAGGTCAAATTCTTTGTCGCTGTGCTCTCGCTCGATGGAAACGTCAAAGGCGGACCTGAGACCAGGCGAATAAGAGCAAGGGTCTCCGCGTAGGTCGCAAGCGACGCGGCGCCGTAGTTTGAACCACTATGGGTTAGTCCTTCTGGAGCATGACTTCCGTGGACTTGATCACCACGGTCACTCTGTCGCCCTTCTTCAACTTCAACTCTTCCGCACTGCGGCGAGTAATCACGCTCTCGACAATATGCTCACCAACGCGAACGGCGATATGCGCCATCACGCCTCCGAGCTGGATTTCTTCGATGACTCCAGGAAGTTGGTTCCGTGCGGAAAGCGGCATGAGGGTTGTCCTGATCGTCGATTTTGACAGCGGATACAATGTTACAGATGAAATCGTATATTGTCGTTATCTCGGCATTGCTGTGCGCGTCTGCTTATGCACAGAGTGTAGAGGTCTCCTACCAGCAAAAACATGCGACCGTGCAGTTACGCGAGATGGCGCACACGAACGTTTTGGCGAAGGGACACGATAACGTCTCGCACACTTTTTCCTGTGTTCCTATGAAGACCGTTCTGGCGACGGTACAGGCGCCGAACGGCGACAACCTGCGTGGAGCGGGAGTTTCGCTCGTGCTGCTTGCCAGCGCGAAAGACAACTACCACGCTGCGTTTACGCTCGCCGAACTCGACGAGAGTATTGGCGACAAACCTGTCTTTGTCTGCGACAAGCAGGATGGGGAAGCGCT includes:
- a CDS encoding TOBE domain-containing protein; its protein translation is MPLSARNQLPGVIEEIQLGGVMAHIAVRVGEHIVESVITRRSAEELKLKKGDRVTVVIKSTEVMLQKD
- a CDS encoding molybdopterin-dependent oxidoreductase, whose protein sequence is MKSYIVVISALLCASAYAQSVEVSYQQKHATVQLREMAHTNVLAKGHDNVSHTFSCVPMKTVLATVQAPNGDNLRGAGVSLVLLASAKDNYHAAFTLAELDESIGDKPVFVCDKQDGEALSASDGPVRLVVPSDKRPARWVRMLTSLEIQRPQT